In Synergistota bacterium, the genomic window AGAGCAAGCGCTATTATCAATATCTTAAAGACACTGTCTTTAAGTAGTCTTAGTCTAAGATTACCGTTCTTATCCAAGGCTTCTTCCTTCCTCCACGCTTAGCTTCTTAATAATATATCTTCCAATTATTCCCACAATGGTTGTAATAATAAGCAGGAAAAGTCCTATTTCGATTAAGGAAGATAGATGAAGTTTCTCAGTTGCTTCCGTGAATTCGTTGGCTATAACGCTTGCCATCGTATTCCCAGGAGAGAAGATGCTATTTGGAATACAGTTTGAATTTCCTATAAGCATTGTTACTGCCATTGTTTCTCCCATGGCTCTTCCGAGGGATAACAGAATCCCAGCTAGTATTCCTGAACGAGCATAAGGTATTATAACGTACCTTATTACCTCATATCGGGTAGCTCCAAGCGAGTAGGCTGCTTCCTTTATATCATGCGGGACCAGCTCTATAACTTCTCTTCCTAAGGAAGCAGAATATGGCACTATCATTATGGTTAGTATCAGAGAAGCGGTGAGTATCCCAACGCCTATAGGAGGGACACCTATGGCTATTTCTAACTTCCTAACGAGGGGAACGAGCACGAAGAGTCCCCAGAAACCATATATAACAGAGGGAATACCCGCTAATAGCTCGGTTAAGCTCTTTAAAATCGAGGATATAGCTCCTTTTCTAAGATATTCTCCGAGCAATATGGATATGGAGAGGGACATAGGTATGGATAAAAGCAAGGCCAGGAAGGAGGTTAAAAGTGTACCAACCAGAAAGGGGAGAGCACCGAAGGTTTTACTTACAGGGTCCCAATCTTTTCCAAAGAAGAACTTAATACCGAAAGCCTTCAATGAGGGTATAGAGTATATCAGGAGGCTTAGAAAAATAGCTAATAGTAAAACGATTACTCCAAGAGCTCCTATTAGTATTGTAGCTTTAAATAAGTGATTTTTATCCACGGCAACCATACCTCCTGAGT contains:
- the pstC gene encoding phosphate ABC transporter permease subunit PstC, producing MVAVDKNHLFKATILIGALGVIVLLLAIFLSLLIYSIPSLKAFGIKFFFGKDWDPVSKTFGALPFLVGTLLTSFLALLLSIPMSLSISILLGEYLRKGAISSILKSLTELLAGIPSVIYGFWGLFVLVPLVRKLEIAIGVPPIGVGILTASLILTIMIVPYSASLGREVIELVPHDIKEAAYSLGATRYEVIRYVIIPYARSGILAGILLSLGRAMGETMAVTMLIGNSNCIPNSIFSPGNTMASVIANEFTEATEKLHLSSLIEIGLFLLIITTIVGIIGRYIIKKLSVEEGRSLG